A window of the Amycolatopsis solani genome harbors these coding sequences:
- a CDS encoding KR domain-containing protein, translating to MTGPVEDERAVAADVPFATRAFEVIWPEAPLPPAPRWPPGSWLLLTDEHPAALGRAVALALALAETGDEALSLPQDDFGELPGFLAGRPVRGVVFLTGAPHAYHDPEDARELLRTVSSVVARLDRGVRFHLVTQARDEPGLVFLRGLIRVLACERPDLRASIVDFDARSDVDTLARELRADAPEDEVRWRHDVRYAARLTRVAPAAEVPAGPGAYVVTGGFGSLGLATARWLADHGATRIVLSGRRGGVADLPGVDVVVVAGDLAEPGVADRLIAEATAGGLALRGIVHAAGVFTEDAEAVWRARVLGTRRLHEATSESQPVWWLLCSPATALFGSPGRVAGATADAWLDAFAAWRRSRGLPAAITRVGAGQVSPAVWRPYFSAVLEEFVHHGEEPGSP from the coding sequence GTGACCGGGCCGGTGGAGGACGAACGCGCGGTGGCGGCGGACGTCCCGTTCGCCACCCGCGCGTTCGAGGTGATCTGGCCCGAAGCGCCGTTGCCGCCCGCTCCCCGGTGGCCACCGGGCTCGTGGCTGCTGCTCACCGACGAACACCCGGCCGCGCTCGGCCGGGCCGTGGCGCTCGCGCTGGCGCTGGCCGAGACCGGGGACGAAGCCCTTTCGCTGCCCCAAGACGACTTCGGTGAGCTGCCCGGGTTCCTGGCCGGCCGGCCGGTGCGCGGCGTCGTGTTCCTCACCGGGGCACCGCACGCCTACCACGACCCCGAAGACGCGCGCGAACTCCTGCGCACGGTCTCGTCGGTGGTCGCGCGGCTCGACCGCGGCGTCCGCTTCCACCTGGTGACGCAAGCCCGCGACGAGCCGGGGCTGGTGTTCCTGCGCGGGCTGATCCGGGTGCTCGCCTGTGAACGCCCGGATCTGCGGGCGAGCATCGTGGACTTCGACGCCCGGTCCGATGTGGACACCCTCGCGCGGGAACTGCGGGCGGACGCGCCGGAGGACGAAGTGCGCTGGCGCCACGACGTCCGGTACGCGGCCCGGCTGACCCGCGTCGCGCCGGCCGCCGAAGTGCCGGCCGGGCCGGGTGCGTACGTGGTCACCGGCGGGTTCGGCTCGCTCGGACTGGCCACCGCGCGCTGGCTGGCGGACCACGGGGCCACCCGGATCGTCCTTTCCGGACGCCGCGGCGGCGTGGCCGACCTCCCCGGGGTGGACGTCGTGGTCGTCGCCGGGGACCTCGCCGAGCCCGGCGTCGCGGACCGGTTGATCGCCGAAGCGACGGCGGGTGGCTTGGCGTTGCGGGGGATCGTGCACGCGGCCGGGGTGTTCACCGAGGACGCCGAAGCCGTGTGGCGGGCCAGGGTGCTGGGTACGCGGCGGCTGCACGAAGCGACCTCGGAGAGCCAGCCGGTCTGGTGGCTGCTGTGTTCGCCCGCCACCGCCCTGTTCGGGTCGCCGGGGCGGGTGGCCGGCGCGACGGCGGACGCGTGGCTGGACGCGTTCGCGGCCTGGCGGCGTTCCCGGGGCCTGCCCGCGGCGATCACCCGGGTCGGTGCCGGGCAGGTCTCGCCGGCGGTCTGGCGGCCGTACTTTTCGGCGGTGCTCGAGGAGTTCGTGCACCACGGGGAGGAGCCGGGGAGCCCTTAG
- a CDS encoding MerR family transcriptional regulator: MKSIGEVAARFGVPAHVLRHWEAEGLLAPARAGNRRRYTDADQHRVAAILVSKEAGLGLADIRAVLAAKSAPAREELLAEHRRRLEARLARTQAALDLLAGGPCPHDDIMTCPHFRGLLADRLP; the protein is encoded by the coding sequence ATGAAGTCAATAGGCGAAGTGGCGGCCCGGTTCGGGGTACCGGCCCACGTGCTGCGCCATTGGGAGGCGGAGGGGCTGCTGGCTCCCGCGCGCGCCGGGAACCGCCGCCGCTACACCGACGCCGACCAGCACCGGGTCGCGGCGATCCTGGTGTCGAAGGAGGCCGGCCTGGGCCTGGCGGACATCCGGGCGGTGCTGGCGGCGAAATCCGCTCCGGCGCGCGAAGAACTCCTGGCCGAGCACCGGCGGCGGCTGGAAGCCCGGCTCGCCCGGACGCAGGCCGCGCTCGACCTGCTCGCCGGCGGTCCCTGCCCGCACGACGACATCATGACCTGCCCGCACTTCCGCGGCCTGCTGGCCGACCGGCTGCCCTAA
- a CDS encoding methyltransferase domain-containing protein, giving the protein MSTLLALLDAFDDRPAARDLRELTYRGLGATVVDVGCGGGRAVGELAARGVRALGVDLNAAMIEAAAERWPAGEFHVADATSLPLDDGSVTGYRADKVLHTLADPGRAVAEARRVLAPGGRAVLTGQDWDTFVIDSDDPARTRALVHARADRVPHPRIARRYRNLLLDNGFTGVTVEVRTAVWTDAAVLPILADLGGDGAWLDEQKARARDDRLFVAVPFVVAAGIR; this is encoded by the coding sequence ATGTCCACGTTGCTCGCTCTCCTGGATGCCTTCGACGACCGGCCCGCCGCCCGTGACCTGCGCGAACTCACCTACCGAGGCTTGGGCGCGACGGTGGTCGACGTCGGCTGCGGCGGCGGGCGCGCGGTCGGCGAGCTGGCCGCCCGCGGCGTCCGCGCCCTCGGCGTCGACCTGAACGCCGCCATGATCGAGGCCGCGGCCGAGCGGTGGCCCGCCGGCGAATTCCACGTCGCCGACGCGACTTCGCTGCCCCTCGACGACGGTTCGGTCACCGGCTACCGCGCCGACAAGGTGCTGCACACCCTCGCCGACCCCGGGCGGGCGGTCGCCGAAGCCCGCCGGGTGCTGGCGCCGGGCGGGCGCGCGGTGCTCACCGGGCAGGACTGGGACACCTTCGTCATCGACTCCGACGACCCGGCGCGCACCCGCGCGCTCGTCCACGCCCGCGCGGACCGGGTGCCGCACCCACGGATCGCCCGCCGTTACCGGAACCTCCTGCTGGACAACGGGTTCACCGGCGTCACGGTCGAGGTGCGCACGGCGGTCTGGACCGACGCAGCGGTGTTGCCGATCCTCGCCGACCTCGGCGGCGACGGCGCGTGGCTCGACGAGCAGAAGGCGAGGGCCCGCGACGACCGCCTGTTCGTGGCGGTCCCGTTCGTGGTGGCGGCCGGGATCCGCTGA
- a CDS encoding TetR/AcrR family transcriptional regulator → MTQETRRRRADAQRNVEALVEAARTVFATSGVDAPAKEITDLAGVGVGTLYRHFPQRSDLVKAVVRTGIDAVADAGPELSAAHPPERALSLWIDRFVELLGTKRGLASALHSGDPAFEGLPGYFMERLGPTLTALLDAAAADGAIRGDLGAEDLLYTIALLCQPVPGREPGHGRRMVAVLVDGLRYGA, encoded by the coding sequence GTGACCCAGGAGACCCGGCGTCGGCGTGCCGACGCCCAGCGCAACGTCGAGGCCCTGGTCGAGGCGGCGCGGACGGTTTTCGCCACCTCCGGCGTGGACGCCCCGGCCAAGGAGATCACCGACCTCGCCGGAGTCGGCGTCGGCACGCTGTACCGGCACTTCCCGCAGCGCTCGGACCTGGTGAAGGCCGTCGTGCGGACCGGGATCGACGCCGTCGCCGACGCCGGCCCGGAGCTGAGCGCCGCCCACCCGCCGGAGCGGGCGCTTTCGCTCTGGATCGACCGGTTCGTCGAGCTCCTCGGCACCAAACGCGGGCTCGCCTCGGCCCTGCACTCGGGCGATCCGGCGTTCGAGGGGCTGCCCGGCTACTTCATGGAACGGCTGGGTCCCACGCTCACCGCCCTGCTCGACGCGGCGGCCGCCGACGGCGCGATCCGCGGCGACCTCGGCGCCGAGGACCTCCTGTACACGATCGCGTTGTTGTGCCAGCCCGTACCCGGCCGCGAGCCGGGGCACGGCAGGCGCATGGTCGCCGTCCTCGTCGACGGTCTCCGCTACGGCGCCTGA
- a CDS encoding aldo/keto reductase produces MQYRTLGRTGIKVSPYALGAMMFATSFGNPDPDDSARMIHRALDAGINFIDTADAYGDSEEVVGKALRGRRDEVVLATKFGRQAGDDPHHQGASRRWIVTAVENSLRRLQVDHIDLYQLHRADPTTDVEETLSALTDLLRAGKVRAIGTSQSLASDLVEAQWVAERRGLARFRAEQAAYSLLNRGVEREVLPLAQRFGMGTLIWGPLGQGLLTGRVRKGERNDLRRAHLLKHLSDERRLDVVEQLVPLAAEAGLPMTHLAMAFVIAHPGVTSALLGPRTMPQLDDLLAGLDVRLTDDVLDRIDEIVPPGTNVGALDQNYQPPAVHDPDLRRRPLAERAAA; encoded by the coding sequence ATGCAGTACCGCACCCTCGGCCGGACCGGGATCAAGGTCAGCCCGTACGCGCTCGGCGCGATGATGTTCGCGACGTCCTTCGGCAACCCCGACCCGGACGACTCCGCCCGCATGATCCACCGGGCACTGGACGCGGGCATCAACTTCATCGACACCGCCGACGCCTACGGCGACTCCGAAGAGGTCGTCGGCAAAGCGTTGCGGGGCCGCCGCGACGAAGTCGTGCTCGCCACCAAGTTCGGCCGCCAGGCCGGCGACGACCCGCACCACCAAGGCGCGTCCCGCCGCTGGATCGTCACCGCCGTCGAGAACTCGTTGCGGCGCTTGCAGGTCGACCACATCGACCTCTACCAGCTGCACCGCGCCGATCCCACGACGGACGTCGAGGAAACGCTTTCCGCGCTGACCGACCTGCTCCGCGCCGGCAAGGTCCGCGCGATCGGCACGTCCCAGAGCCTCGCGTCCGACCTCGTCGAGGCCCAGTGGGTCGCCGAACGGCGCGGCCTGGCACGGTTCCGCGCCGAGCAGGCGGCCTACTCGCTCCTCAACCGCGGCGTCGAACGCGAAGTGCTGCCGCTGGCCCAGCGCTTCGGCATGGGCACGCTGATCTGGGGCCCGCTCGGCCAGGGCCTGCTCACCGGGCGCGTCCGCAAGGGCGAGCGGAACGACCTGCGCCGGGCCCACCTGCTCAAGCACCTCAGCGACGAACGCCGGCTCGACGTCGTCGAGCAGCTCGTTCCGCTGGCCGCCGAGGCGGGCCTGCCGATGACCCACCTCGCGATGGCCTTCGTCATCGCCCACCCCGGCGTCACCAGCGCGCTGCTCGGCCCGCGGACCATGCCCCAGCTCGACGACCTCCTGGCCGGCCTCGACGTCCGGCTCACCGACGACGTCCTCGACCGCATCGACGAAATCGTGCCGCCGGGCACGAACGTGGGCGCGCTCGACCAGAACTACCAGCCGCCCGCCGTGCACGACCCGGACCTGCGCCGCCGCCCCCTCGCCGAGCGCGCCGCGGCCTGA
- a CDS encoding alpha/beta fold hydrolase has product MPSGRRSRHGGRRTNGAGGYSAQQSTRPQTVGYGLVDSPAAHCAWIVEKFWSWTDSGGDLHRVIARDGLLDNLMLYRLPGTGATSARLYWESLRQVNEWISGRPARRFPNIRYWNELGKGGHFAAFEQPALFVDEVRSFFRLVR; this is encoded by the coding sequence GTGCCGAGCGGGCGGCGCTCGCGACACGGGGGGAGGCGGACGAATGGGGCTGGCGGATACTCGGCGCAGCAGTCGACCCGGCCGCAGACGGTCGGCTACGGGCTGGTCGACTCGCCGGCCGCCCACTGCGCCTGGATCGTCGAGAAGTTCTGGTCGTGGACCGACTCCGGTGGCGACCTGCATCGGGTTATTGCCCGGGATGGGCTGCTCGACAACCTGATGCTCTACCGGCTGCCCGGCACCGGCGCCACATCCGCCCGGCTGTACTGGGAAAGCCTCCGGCAGGTCAACGAATGGATCTCCGGTCGGCCGGCGCGCCGGTTCCCGAACATCCGGTACTGGAACGAGCTCGGCAAGGGCGGCCACTTCGCGGCGTTCGAGCAGCCGGCGTTGTTCGTCGACGAGGTCCGGTCATTCTTCCGGCTGGTCCGCTGA
- a CDS encoding VOC family protein, which produces MVMRVAVPVLPCRDVQAARSYFTDTLGFDTIFTWETPPSYAAVIRDTAEFHLYAESSVGPARVTVVVDDVDSCHDELRARGADIVEPLADRPYGMRDFNVRTPDGHLLIFSQPLTEYG; this is translated from the coding sequence ATGGTCATGCGGGTGGCGGTTCCCGTGCTGCCGTGCCGAGATGTGCAGGCAGCGCGGTCGTACTTCACGGACACGCTCGGATTCGACACCATATTCACCTGGGAGACCCCACCCAGCTACGCGGCCGTGATCCGCGACACCGCCGAGTTCCACCTGTACGCCGAAAGCAGCGTCGGCCCGGCCAGGGTGACGGTTGTCGTCGACGACGTCGATTCCTGCCACGACGAGCTGCGCGCCCGCGGCGCCGACATCGTCGAGCCACTGGCTGACCGGCCCTACGGGATGCGCGACTTCAACGTACGGACACCCGATGGGCACTTGTTGATCTTCAGTCAGCCGCTTACCGAGTACGGGTGA
- a CDS encoding PucR family transcriptional regulator codes for MTGPPVETTYGPMLGGDGRPGRLWALLPRELAAVFRPRMLDVADEVLREIQRTIPDYARPLDGAFGKALRAGVQAAILQFIDRIAASGPAPDDRRKLFVGLGVHELAQGRNLDVLQAAYRVGARVTWRRMAEVGTRAGVPSATLCLLAEAIFAYIDELSALSIEGHAAAQARAAGALERRRRRLLDLLLADPPSPSRTVQEAAAAAEWPLPHRLVAVALDEAADVSGLDALEDFEDGTPRLLLAAPEDRDALTAALAGHRAAVGPPVPPRQAGRSLATAQEALRLAAADVLPDEPLTWCEDHLATLWLRKEPFLATEVCRRRLAPLTALTPKQYNRLADTLLAWLETCGNVREVADRLAIHPQTVRARAQELETLFADHLRNPDDRFEMILALRATLT; via the coding sequence ATGACGGGACCTCCCGTCGAAACGACGTACGGGCCGATGCTCGGCGGCGACGGACGGCCGGGCCGGTTGTGGGCCCTGCTCCCCCGTGAGCTGGCCGCGGTGTTCCGGCCGCGGATGCTGGACGTCGCCGACGAGGTGCTGCGCGAGATCCAGCGGACCATCCCGGACTACGCGCGGCCGCTCGACGGCGCGTTCGGCAAGGCGCTGCGGGCCGGCGTGCAGGCGGCGATCCTGCAGTTCATCGACCGGATCGCCGCGTCCGGCCCGGCACCGGACGACCGGCGGAAGCTGTTCGTCGGGCTCGGCGTGCACGAGCTCGCGCAGGGCCGCAACCTCGACGTCCTGCAGGCGGCCTACCGGGTCGGCGCGCGGGTGACGTGGCGGCGGATGGCGGAGGTCGGGACGCGCGCCGGCGTGCCCTCGGCGACCCTGTGCCTGCTGGCCGAGGCGATCTTCGCCTACATCGACGAGCTGTCCGCGTTGTCGATCGAAGGCCACGCGGCGGCGCAGGCGCGCGCGGCGGGCGCGCTGGAACGGCGCCGGCGACGGCTGCTGGACCTGCTGCTGGCGGACCCGCCGTCGCCGTCGCGGACGGTCCAGGAAGCCGCGGCGGCGGCGGAATGGCCGCTGCCGCACCGGCTCGTCGCGGTGGCGCTCGACGAGGCCGCCGACGTCAGCGGCCTGGACGCGCTGGAGGACTTCGAAGACGGGACGCCGCGGCTGCTGCTGGCCGCGCCCGAGGACCGCGACGCGCTGACGGCCGCGCTGGCCGGGCACCGTGCCGCGGTCGGGCCGCCGGTGCCGCCGCGCCAGGCGGGCCGGTCACTGGCGACGGCGCAGGAAGCCCTGCGCCTGGCGGCCGCGGACGTCCTCCCGGACGAGCCGCTGACCTGGTGCGAAGACCACCTCGCGACGCTGTGGCTGCGCAAGGAGCCGTTCCTCGCCACGGAGGTGTGCCGCCGCCGGCTGGCCCCGCTGACCGCGTTGACGCCGAAGCAGTACAACCGCCTGGCGGACACGCTGCTCGCGTGGCTGGAGACGTGCGGCAACGTCCGCGAGGTCGCCGACCGCCTGGCGATCCACCCGCAGACGGTCCGTGCCCGGGCCCAGGAGCTGGAAACCCTGTTCGCGGACCACCTCCGCAACCCGGACGACCGCTTCGAGATGATCCTCGCCCTCCGCGCGACCTTGACGTAG
- a CDS encoding helix-turn-helix domain-containing protein, translating to MTDVDTGYAGPALRANRPHPGERSSGPAHRQQSVSADRPRPAYPPVPRTPADPQHGRVSGAIGLWASLPRELAVRFKPRVDPLARAILQEVQRAVPEYRQPLEGAFGHIITQGVRQSIIQCLDSVGTPGAVPLETWTTVFRNLGKIEFNEGRSLDCLQTAYRVGGRVAWRHISEFGQAAGLAADTLCTSAEAIFAYVDEISALSIEGYTAAQTRAAGTRARRRRRLLDLLLADPPSAPQTITAQAATAQWPLPAEVTVVALEPRADQHSLAAPDLHSDVLVDLEGSEPCLVTGDPAKHLTNLSERLRGWRAVVGPTVRLTDAPRSLLWARRTLKLVQRGVLPDAPVTRCTDHLSTLWLLADEFLVRELCSRSLEPFKDLTPKQRARLGETLLIWLQSRGSAPEIAKKLKVHPQTVRYRMHQLIDLFGDRLNNADDRLDMEIALRAEALLGS from the coding sequence ATGACCGACGTGGACACCGGGTACGCCGGCCCCGCCCTGCGGGCGAACCGGCCCCACCCCGGCGAACGCTCTTCCGGACCGGCTCACCGGCAGCAGTCCGTGTCGGCCGACCGGCCCCGGCCCGCCTACCCACCCGTCCCCCGGACACCGGCGGACCCCCAGCACGGGCGCGTTTCCGGCGCCATCGGGCTGTGGGCTTCGCTGCCCCGCGAGCTGGCCGTGCGGTTCAAGCCGCGGGTCGACCCGCTCGCCCGCGCCATCCTGCAGGAGGTGCAGCGGGCGGTGCCCGAGTACCGCCAGCCGCTCGAAGGCGCGTTCGGGCACATCATCACGCAGGGTGTGCGGCAATCGATCATCCAGTGCCTCGACAGTGTCGGCACCCCCGGTGCCGTCCCGCTCGAAACGTGGACGACCGTGTTCCGCAACCTCGGCAAGATCGAGTTCAACGAAGGCCGCAGCCTCGACTGCCTGCAGACCGCGTACCGGGTCGGCGGGCGGGTCGCGTGGCGGCACATCTCGGAGTTCGGGCAGGCCGCCGGCCTCGCCGCGGACACCCTGTGCACGAGCGCCGAGGCCATCTTCGCCTACGTCGACGAGATCTCCGCGCTGTCGATCGAGGGCTACACCGCGGCCCAGACGCGAGCCGCCGGCACCCGGGCCCGCCGCCGGAGACGGCTGCTCGACCTGCTGCTCGCCGACCCGCCGTCCGCACCGCAGACCATCACCGCGCAGGCCGCCACGGCGCAGTGGCCGCTGCCGGCCGAGGTCACCGTCGTCGCCCTCGAACCCCGCGCCGACCAGCACAGCCTCGCCGCGCCGGACCTGCACTCCGACGTCCTCGTCGATCTCGAGGGCAGCGAGCCGTGCCTGGTCACCGGCGACCCGGCGAAGCACCTGACCAACCTTTCCGAGCGGCTGCGCGGCTGGCGCGCGGTGGTCGGCCCGACCGTGCGGCTCACCGACGCGCCGCGGTCGCTGCTCTGGGCGCGCCGGACGTTGAAGCTCGTCCAGCGCGGCGTGCTGCCGGACGCGCCGGTGACGCGCTGCACCGATCACCTGTCCACGCTGTGGCTGCTCGCCGACGAGTTCCTGGTCCGCGAGCTGTGTTCGCGCAGCCTGGAGCCGTTCAAGGACCTCACCCCGAAGCAGCGGGCGCGCCTCGGCGAGACGCTGCTGATCTGGCTGCAGTCCCGCGGCAGCGCACCCGAGATCGCGAAGAAGCTCAAGGTGCACCCGCAGACCGTGCGGTACCGCATGCACCAGCTGATCGACCTGTTCGGCGACCGGCTGAACAACGCCGACGACCGGCTCGACATGGAGATCGCCCTGCGCGCGGAGGCTCTCCTCGGTTCCTGA
- a CDS encoding alpha/beta fold hydrolase, which yields MTLETHDLTLHGRRVRLHEHRPGTGDGDEAIVLLHGIAGSAETWAPVLRRWTGCRVLAPDLPGHGGSDAPRTDYGLGAMASIVRDVLAVSGVRHATVVGHSLGGGIAMQFAYQFPEMCDRLVLVASAGLGPEVSPVLRATALPGARLAVALAVNRWTLAAARAAARPARRLERSVKPETRELARHFGSLADPGRRRAFLAIARSLIDLRGQRASAVEKLYLAESVPMLLVWGARDPLIPAAHGRRTAALLPDSRLTVLENVKHFPHVADPDGFCLLLNEFVSGTTPARLTLDDVVARLMAG from the coding sequence ATGACACTCGAAACCCACGACCTCACCCTGCACGGCCGTCGCGTCCGGCTGCACGAGCACCGGCCCGGTACGGGCGACGGCGACGAAGCGATCGTGCTGCTGCACGGGATCGCGGGCAGCGCCGAAACCTGGGCACCGGTGCTGCGGCGCTGGACCGGCTGCCGCGTGCTCGCCCCCGACCTCCCGGGGCACGGGGGATCCGACGCGCCGCGCACGGATTACGGCCTCGGCGCGATGGCGAGCATCGTCCGGGACGTGCTCGCGGTGTCCGGGGTGCGGCACGCGACCGTCGTCGGGCACTCGCTCGGCGGGGGCATCGCGATGCAGTTCGCCTACCAGTTCCCGGAAATGTGCGACCGCCTCGTCCTGGTCGCCAGTGCGGGCCTCGGCCCCGAGGTGAGCCCGGTGCTGCGGGCGACCGCGCTGCCGGGCGCACGGCTCGCCGTGGCGCTGGCGGTGAACCGGTGGACGCTCGCGGCCGCCCGCGCCGCGGCCCGGCCAGCACGGCGGCTCGAAAGATCGGTGAAACCTGAAACACGGGAACTGGCCCGGCATTTCGGCTCGCTGGCCGACCCCGGGCGGCGGCGCGCGTTCCTCGCCATCGCCCGGAGCCTGATCGACCTGCGCGGCCAGCGCGCGAGTGCCGTGGAGAAGCTCTACCTCGCCGAATCGGTGCCGATGCTGCTGGTCTGGGGCGCCCGCGACCCGCTGATCCCGGCGGCGCACGGACGCCGGACCGCGGCACTGCTGCCGGACAGCCGCTTGACGGTGCTGGAAAACGTGAAACACTTTCCGCACGTGGCCGACCCGGACGGGTTCTGCCTGCTGCTGAACGAGTTCGTCTCGGGCACCACGCCCGCGCGCCTGACGCTCGACGACGTCGTCGCCCGCCTCATGGCCGGCTGA
- a CDS encoding PucR family transcriptional regulator, protein MVVEYRSFRLLASLPRALGAGLRPHVGHAAAAMIQEVQRTVPAYGQPLKGVFGKVLVKSVEFAVQHCIDSMGEPNLSHEHWLDFYRGRGRIEFAEGRNLDALQDSATIGARVAWRAMHPGVVAAGVDPAVISVAAEAIFAYVDELCATAIEGYQEAQAKAEGAVPVRRRRLLELIVQAPEGATSSIAELAGGAGWPLPETAAMVALERGPDAADFPADLLGDGVLAALDGPEPHLLTRDPDSDLTPLEAKLDGWRAAVSPTVPLADAPAALRTARRALSLSGPDVPGPIIWCRDHLATLWLLAEDFLAAELARQSLDPFASLSEKQRDRLGETLLAWLETRGGAPEIAQRLGVHPQTVRNRLRQLEELFGDRLKDADDRLGMQLALRAQRLMRAHRPPEN, encoded by the coding sequence TTGGTGGTCGAGTACCGCAGCTTCCGCCTGCTGGCCTCGCTGCCACGCGCGCTCGGCGCGGGCCTGCGCCCGCACGTCGGGCACGCCGCGGCCGCGATGATCCAGGAGGTCCAGCGCACGGTCCCGGCCTACGGCCAGCCGCTCAAGGGCGTCTTCGGGAAAGTCCTGGTCAAGAGCGTCGAGTTCGCCGTGCAGCACTGCATCGACTCGATGGGCGAGCCGAACCTGTCCCACGAGCACTGGCTCGACTTCTACCGCGGCCGCGGCCGGATCGAGTTCGCCGAAGGCCGCAACCTCGACGCGTTGCAGGACAGCGCCACGATCGGGGCGAGGGTGGCCTGGCGGGCGATGCACCCCGGCGTCGTCGCCGCGGGTGTCGACCCGGCCGTCATCTCGGTCGCGGCGGAGGCCATCTTCGCCTACGTCGACGAGCTGTGCGCCACCGCGATCGAGGGGTACCAGGAGGCGCAGGCCAAGGCCGAAGGCGCCGTCCCGGTCCGGCGGCGACGGCTGCTGGAGCTGATCGTCCAGGCCCCGGAAGGCGCCACGAGCAGCATCGCGGAGCTGGCCGGCGGCGCGGGCTGGCCGCTGCCGGAGACCGCGGCGATGGTCGCCCTCGAACGCGGCCCCGACGCGGCCGACTTCCCCGCCGACCTGCTCGGCGACGGCGTCCTGGCCGCCCTCGACGGTCCCGAGCCGCACCTGCTGACGCGCGATCCGGACTCCGACCTGACGCCGCTGGAGGCCAAGCTCGACGGCTGGCGCGCGGCCGTCTCGCCGACGGTCCCGCTGGCCGACGCCCCGGCCGCCCTGCGCACGGCCCGTCGGGCGCTGTCGCTGTCCGGCCCGGACGTCCCCGGCCCGATCATCTGGTGCCGCGACCACCTGGCCACGCTCTGGCTGCTCGCCGAGGACTTCCTGGCCGCCGAATTGGCTCGCCAGAGCCTCGACCCGTTCGCCTCGCTCAGCGAAAAGCAGCGCGACCGGCTCGGCGAGACGCTGCTGGCCTGGCTGGAGACCCGCGGCGGCGCGCCCGAGATCGCCCAGCGCCTCGGCGTGCACCCGCAGACGGTCCGCAACCGGCTGCGCCAGCTGGAGGAACTGTTCGGCGACCGCCTCAAGGACGCGGACGACCGCCTGGGGATGCAACTGGCACTGCGCGCGCAACGCCTGATGCGGGCACACCGGCCCCCGGAGAACTGA
- a CDS encoding helix-turn-helix domain-containing protein — translation MRVPAASDGSVWSRLPHELGDAVRPRIPEIARACIDAIATEVPEYSRTFAVGPTRVSAMEQARRGIERDVDRVGTPAMWQADRLAEFRGHGRAAFHNGLSRESVQAAVRVSSRVTWRWIADIAREAGLSGDVLYGAAEGMFADVETSMAAVAEGYSAAEAAVSGTGERHRRVLRALLGGRTPAEVDGLVAASGLPVPSRVAAVAFRALPGAPEFPPGLLPEHVPADPSGDPPAALTPAPDTDLAGLSALPAGWTAAVGPLVPLASAPESFRVARRAVDLAARGMLDAPGPVVWCRDHVTTLLLLADEFLVAQLAETTLEPLSGLSGRRREQLAETLLALVQTRGSAPELGRLLDLHPQTIRARLKKLSELFGERLDDPSERLRLELALLAERALPGRD, via the coding sequence ATGCGCGTTCCCGCTGCGTCGGACGGCTCGGTGTGGTCCCGGCTGCCGCACGAACTCGGTGACGCCGTGCGACCGCGGATCCCGGAGATCGCCCGCGCCTGCATCGACGCCATCGCCACCGAGGTTCCTGAATATTCAAGGACTTTCGCCGTCGGCCCGACCCGCGTGTCCGCCATGGAGCAGGCGCGGCGCGGGATCGAGCGCGACGTCGACCGCGTCGGCACCCCCGCGATGTGGCAGGCCGACCGGCTCGCCGAATTCCGCGGCCACGGGCGCGCGGCGTTCCACAATGGCCTGAGCCGCGAGTCGGTGCAGGCGGCGGTGCGCGTGTCGAGCCGGGTGACGTGGCGGTGGATCGCCGACATCGCACGGGAAGCGGGCCTGTCCGGCGACGTCCTGTACGGCGCGGCCGAGGGCATGTTCGCGGACGTCGAGACGTCGATGGCGGCGGTCGCGGAGGGTTACAGCGCGGCGGAAGCGGCGGTGTCCGGCACCGGCGAACGCCACCGCCGCGTCCTGCGCGCCCTCCTCGGCGGCCGCACACCGGCCGAAGTGGACGGTCTGGTCGCCGCGTCCGGTCTCCCGGTGCCTTCGCGCGTGGCCGCGGTCGCGTTCCGCGCGCTGCCGGGCGCCCCGGAGTTCCCGCCGGGCCTGCTGCCCGAGCACGTCCCGGCCGACCCGTCGGGCGACCCGCCGGCGGCGCTGACCCCGGCCCCGGACACGGACCTGGCGGGCCTCTCGGCCCTCCCGGCCGGCTGGACGGCGGCGGTGGGCCCGCTGGTCCCGCTCGCATCGGCCCCGGAGTCGTTCCGGGTGGCCCGCCGCGCGGTCGACCTGGCGGCGCGCGGAATGCTGGACGCGCCGGGCCCGGTGGTCTGGTGCCGCGACCACGTGACGACGCTGCTCCTGCTGGCGGACGAGTTCCTGGTGGCACAGCTGGCGGAGACGACGCTGGAGCCGCTGTCGGGCCTGTCCGGGCGGCGCCGGGAGCAGCTGGCGGAGACGTTGCTGGCGCTGGTCCAGACCCGGGGGAGTGCGCCGGAGCTGGGCCGGCTGCTCGACCTGCACCCGCAGACGATCCGGGCCCGGCTGAAGAAGCTGTCGGAACTGTTCGGCGAGAGGCTGGACGACCCGTCCGAGCGGCTGAGGCTGGAGCTGGCATTGCTGGCCGAGCGCGCCCTCCCGGGCCGCGACTGA